The window AGCGGGACTGGCTGTGGCCGGCGTCATCATAAACCGGTATCCGGTGGATCCGGACCCCGTGGTTAAAGATAACCCGAAAGCGATCACCTTCTTCAGCGGTGTACCAGTGCTGGCGCTGGTCCCGGAAATCGCCGGCCTAGAGAAGAGAGAGCCAGTGCTTAGGCTGATAGAGGAGGCAGCGGCAAAAGTCGAGGAAACTTACCGGTTGAGCGTTGCCCTGGCAAGACGAGCAGTCCAGGAGGAAAACCCGGGAGGGCCACTCTGATGTATACCTCTGAAGAGATCGCACGGCTCAAGGAACTTGACCGTGCTCTTATCTGGCATCCCTTCACTCAGATGAAGGAATACGTCGCGGAAGACGCCCCCATCATCGCTGCGGGCGAGGGCTGCTACCTGATAGACATCTACGGACGGCGCTACCTCGACGGCGTCAGCTCCCTCTGGGTCACCGTTCACGGTCACCGGGTGGCCGCTATTGACCTGGCCATTCAAGAACAACTGGGGAGGATCGCCCATTCCACCCTACTGGGTCTCGGAAACATTCCTTCGATCCTACTGGCAGAAAAGTTGGTAAGCCTCGCCCCGTTGGGCCTGAAAAAGGTTTTTTATTCCGACAACGGCTCGACCGGCGTGGAGATCGCGCTTAAGATCGCCTTTCAGTACTGGCGGAATACCGGACAGCCGCAAAAAAAACGCTTCCTTTCATTTTACAACGCCTATCACGGCGATACGCTGGGTGCGGTAGGCGCGGGAGGCATCGAACTTTTTCACCACATCTACGGGCCGCTGGTGGTAAGTTCCCTCAAGGTTCCTTCGGCCTACTGCTACCGCTGTCCCTATGGAGACGCCGGTACAGAAGACTGCCGGCGTGACTGCTTCGGGGCAGTCGCCCGCACCATCGAAGCACACGCACCGGAACTAGCCGCCGTCATCATCGAGCCGTTAATCCAGGGTGCCGCCGGGATGCTCACCTGGCCCCCGGGCTACCTCCGCCACCTGCGGGAGATTTGCGATGCCTACGACGTACTGCTCATCGCCGACGAGGTGGCCACCGGTTTTGGCCGCACTGGCAAGCTCTTTGCCTGCGAGCACGAAGGCGTCTCCCCGGACCTGATGGTTGTAGCCAAAGGAATCACCGGCGGTTACCTCCCCCTGTCCGCCACTCTGACCACGGAAAGGATTTACGAGGCCTTTTATGCCGATTACGCGGAGCTGAAAACCTTCTTCCATGGCCATACCTATACCGGCAACCCCCTGGCCTGCGCGGCGGCGCTGGCCAACCTCCGGCTCTTTAAAGAGGTGAAACTCATTGAAAAGCTCCAGCCG is drawn from Candidatus Desulforudis audaxviator MP104C and contains these coding sequences:
- the bioA gene encoding adenosylmethionine--8-amino-7-oxononanoate transaminase, with the protein product MYTSEEIARLKELDRALIWHPFTQMKEYVAEDAPIIAAGEGCYLIDIYGRRYLDGVSSLWVTVHGHRVAAIDLAIQEQLGRIAHSTLLGLGNIPSILLAEKLVSLAPLGLKKVFYSDNGSTGVEIALKIAFQYWRNTGQPQKKRFLSFYNAYHGDTLGAVGAGGIELFHHIYGPLVVSSLKVPSAYCYRCPYGDAGTEDCRRDCFGAVARTIEAHAPELAAVIIEPLIQGAAGMLTWPPGYLRHLREICDAYDVLLIADEVATGFGRTGKLFACEHEGVSPDLMVVAKGITGGYLPLSATLTTERIYEAFYADYAELKTFFHGHTYTGNPLACAAALANLRLFKEVKLIEKLQPKIARLQELLVGFWDLPHVGDIRQAGFMVGVELVKDKETKEPFPLARRTGRRVILKAREKGVIIRPLGDVVVLMPPLAISEEELSHLCEVVAVSIREAAG